From the Desulfomonilia bacterium genome, one window contains:
- the nadD gene encoding nicotinate-nucleotide adenylyltransferase, with translation MRIGIFGGTFNPIHYGHLKAAENVRKAAFLEKVIFVPSHIPPHKELAEATPSEKRLEAVRLAISGNPRLDVSSFEVDAKSTSYSIKTIEHFSSLYKTVPYFILGQDAFNDIMSWFDARRLFSVAHFIVMSRPGSRKHELAEIMGAFANTFRKTPEGYQSSSGKDIIFIDVPPNDISSSIIRERIKAGKPVAEFIPPAVEKYIREERMYM, from the coding sequence ATGAGAATAGGCATCTTCGGCGGCACCTTCAATCCTATCCATTATGGCCATCTGAAGGCCGCGGAAAATGTCAGAAAAGCGGCTTTTCTTGAAAAAGTAATATTCGTCCCGTCACACATCCCGCCTCACAAGGAACTGGCTGAGGCAACCCCTTCGGAAAAACGGCTCGAGGCTGTAAGGCTTGCAATCTCGGGAAATCCCCGTCTGGATGTCTCATCATTCGAGGTCGATGCCAAAAGCACATCATATTCGATTAAAACAATCGAGCATTTCTCATCTCTTTACAAAACGGTCCCGTATTTCATTCTCGGTCAGGACGCATTCAATGACATAATGAGCTGGTTTGACGCCAGAAGGCTTTTCAGCGTGGCCCATTTTATAGTGATGTCAAGACCGGGTTCCAGGAAACACGAGCTTGCAGAAATCATGGGTGCATTCGCGAATACATTCAGGAAAACACCTGAAGGCTATCAGAGTTCTTCAGGAAAAGATATTATATTCATAGATGTTCCACCAAATGATATATCATCAAGCATCATAAGAGAGCGTATAAAGGCCGGAAAGCCTGTGGCCGAATTTATCCCCCCGGCTGTAGAAAAATATATCCGTGAAGAAAGGATGTACATGTGA
- a CDS encoding prepilin-type N-terminal cleavage/methylation domain-containing protein, producing the protein MKVHGDLISGENREKGFTLVELLIALVIFSVGIAGAARMHVAAINGNMYSMQLTNAVNVAETQAERLQDIDFTTDQVTDGLQGSDLLETTSGKNQYTGQAQTFQNVSYTPSWTVSRVENNPRLLLVRMTVTWNEKETPRTYSMDFYTGIN; encoded by the coding sequence ATGAAGGTGCATGGCGATCTGATTTCCGGAGAGAACAGGGAAAAGGGATTTACACTTGTTGAACTTTTAATTGCCCTTGTCATTTTTTCGGTCGGGATAGCCGGTGCAGCCAGGATGCATGTGGCGGCGATAAACGGAAATATGTACAGCATGCAGCTCACAAATGCAGTTAATGTCGCAGAGACTCAGGCTGAAAGGCTTCAGGATATTGATTTTACAACGGATCAGGTGACAGACGGCCTTCAGGGGTCAGACCTGCTTGAAACGACAAGCGGAAAAAATCAGTATACAGGCCAGGCTCAGACATTTCAGAATGTCAGCTATACGCCTTCATGGACAGTAAGCCGTGTGGAGAACAATCCGAGGCTGCTCCTGGTAAGGATGACAGTGACATGGAACGAGAAGGAAACGCCAAGGACGTACAGCATGGATTTCTATACCGGGATCAATTAA
- a CDS encoding glutamate-5-semialdehyde dehydrogenase, whose product MVEDIIGIAKRAKEASRHLATLGSSEKADVLKKMADAIMKNSAMLKEKNAIDVRKADANGLSTAMIDRLTLTDKVLEGMAAALTEIADLPDPIGSITNMVTRPNGLMVGRMRIPLGVVAMIYESRPNVTADAAGLCLKSGNACVLRGGSEAFNSNMAIVKVLKDTLEGTSINPDAIGFIPLTDRAAINEMLKLEEYIDLVIPRGGEGLIRAVAENSRIPVLKHYKGVCHIYVDKEADMDKAFKVCFNAKVQRPGVCNAMETLLVNQDIAEKFLPGMIAMFEQAGVEIRGCPKTKALVPSVRKDATEADWYEEYVDLILSVKVVDSLDEAIDHIEKYGSNHTEAIITENYTKAMRFLKEVDSSTVLVNASTRFSDGGQFGLGAEVGISTSKIHAYGPMGIEGLTIEKFVCFGDGHIRQ is encoded by the coding sequence ATGGTTGAGGATATAATAGGAATTGCAAAAAGGGCTAAAGAGGCCTCAAGACATCTCGCAACCCTGGGCAGCAGCGAGAAGGCGGATGTTCTTAAGAAGATGGCCGATGCCATCATGAAAAATTCCGCCATGTTGAAAGAGAAAAATGCAATTGATGTCAGGAAAGCAGATGCAAACGGGCTCAGCACGGCAATGATAGACAGACTGACGCTCACGGACAAAGTGCTCGAAGGTATGGCCGCAGCACTTACTGAAATCGCCGATCTGCCCGACCCTATAGGTTCGATCACAAACATGGTCACAAGACCTAACGGTCTGATGGTAGGAAGGATGAGAATACCTCTGGGTGTTGTCGCCATGATATACGAAAGCAGGCCAAATGTAACGGCTGATGCCGCGGGCCTTTGCCTTAAGTCAGGTAATGCATGTGTTTTAAGGGGCGGCTCCGAGGCATTCAACTCAAACATGGCAATCGTCAAGGTCCTGAAAGATACCCTTGAAGGTACATCCATCAACCCGGATGCAATCGGATTCATCCCTCTCACAGACAGGGCGGCGATAAATGAAATGCTCAAGCTTGAAGAATATATCGACCTGGTCATTCCGCGGGGCGGTGAAGGTCTGATAAGGGCTGTTGCCGAAAACTCGCGGATACCGGTTCTCAAGCATTACAAGGGCGTATGCCACATATACGTGGACAAGGAAGCCGATATGGACAAGGCCTTTAAGGTCTGTTTCAACGCCAAGGTACAGCGTCCCGGGGTATGCAATGCGATGGAGACCCTTCTTGTCAATCAAGACATTGCAGAAAAATTTCTTCCGGGAATGATCGCAATGTTTGAACAGGCTGGTGTCGAAATACGCGGCTGTCCGAAAACAAAGGCCCTCGTGCCGTCAGTCAGAAAAGATGCCACAGAAGCGGACTGGTATGAGGAATATGTGGATCTGATACTCTCTGTCAAGGTTGTGGATTCACTCGATGAAGCTATAGACCACATAGAGAAATACGGTTCAAACCATACCGAGGCCATCATTACGGAAAATTATACAAAGGCCATGCGATTTTTAAAGGAAGTGGATTCTTCAACCGTGCTGGTCAATGCCAGCACCCGTTTTTCGGACGGGGGGCAGTTCGGGCTCGGTGCAGAGGTCGGTATAAGCACGTCAAAGATTCATGCCTATGGCCCTATGGGTATCGAAGGGCTTACCATTGAAAAGTTCGTCTGTTTCGGCGACGGACATATAAGACAGTAG
- a CDS encoding prepilin-type N-terminal cleavage/methylation domain-containing protein, which translates to MISLIKKRRNICIKAFAFNDEGPGTNPYKSGLTLVELMIVMILSIVLVGSAFMAYLAQNKTSKEQHEVASLQQNIRAVMDMIDRDVRNSGCTDPRFASVSAFQAENSGINSLGLRMDMNLDGATTSDGENVIYRLNGTTLERTNQGVTTALLENVTDFGIVYYGMNNVQIVPSGTLTQSQAGNVLSVQVTLGTQSEKVDTDTGEKTKRLISRRMQSRNQEIILKGM; encoded by the coding sequence ATGATTTCATTGATAAAAAAACGCAGAAATATTTGCATCAAGGCGTTTGCCTTCAATGATGAAGGTCCTGGCACCAATCCATATAAATCCGGGCTTACCCTTGTCGAACTCATGATTGTCATGATTCTTTCAATCGTGCTCGTCGGCTCCGCATTCATGGCATATCTCGCGCAGAACAAAACAAGTAAAGAGCAGCATGAGGTTGCATCGCTTCAGCAGAACATAAGGGCTGTCATGGACATGATAGACCGTGATGTCAGAAACTCAGGATGCACGGACCCCAGGTTCGCTTCGGTGTCTGCTTTCCAGGCGGAAAATTCTGGAATCAACTCACTGGGGCTGCGCATGGATATGAACCTTGACGGGGCGACAACGTCGGATGGCGAAAACGTCATATACCGCCTTAACGGTACAACCCTGGAAAGGACGAATCAAGGGGTAACAACTGCATTGCTGGAAAATGTAACCGATTTCGGGATTGTTTATTACGGAATGAATAATGTTCAAATAGTACCTTCAGGCACGCTCACGCAGTCTCAGGCAGGTAATGTCCTATCCGTACAGGTAACGCTTGGGACACAGAGCGAGAAAGTGGATACTGATACGGGAGAGAAGACAAAAAGACTGATAAGCCGGCGTATGCAAAGCCGCAATCAGGAAATAATACTAAAAGGAATGTGA
- the proB gene encoding glutamate 5-kinase, with translation MKETNRSRIKKSRRVIVKIGSSSISTPTGLNYRMIERLCDEISMLKDNGHEFAVVSSGAVASGRAIARDFETSSALSRKQALAAIGQGSLIGAYNDAFVRYGHISAQILITRDDIDDRHRYINIRNTFHAIFELGAIPIINENDTVSVEEIQFTDNDMLSAMLIPLVEADLLIMLTDTDGVYADDPRTCPDAKRIPEIKDINIKDIKTTSTQPGKLGRGGMQSKLTAAHQASLLGVPAVIACAAEPHVLERILKGDDTGTLIVPNTKKMKVKEHWLSFISRPKGRIIIDKGAVKMLKEHGKSLLPVGITGVTGNFKNGDPVEIVDKTGNIIAIGLTNFTSHEIEIIKGANSRDIQSILEKDCNEEVVHRNNLKLKGAIQ, from the coding sequence ATGAAAGAGACGAACAGGAGCAGGATTAAAAAATCAAGGCGAGTTATCGTCAAGATCGGCTCAAGCTCGATAAGCACACCAACAGGACTCAACTACCGCATGATCGAAAGGTTGTGCGACGAGATCTCAATGTTGAAAGACAACGGTCATGAATTCGCAGTGGTGTCGTCAGGCGCCGTAGCATCAGGAAGGGCAATAGCAAGAGATTTCGAAACCTCGAGTGCGCTGTCAAGAAAGCAGGCCCTTGCGGCAATCGGCCAGGGAAGCCTGATCGGTGCTTATAATGATGCATTCGTCCGCTACGGTCACATTTCTGCTCAAATTCTGATTACCAGGGACGACATAGACGACAGGCACCGCTATATCAACATAAGGAATACATTCCATGCAATCTTCGAACTTGGTGCGATTCCCATTATTAACGAAAACGACACTGTAAGCGTCGAAGAAATCCAGTTTACCGATAATGACATGCTCTCCGCAATGCTCATACCGCTGGTAGAGGCTGATCTCCTGATAATGCTGACCGATACCGACGGCGTCTATGCGGATGACCCCCGCACATGCCCTGATGCGAAAAGAATTCCAGAAATAAAAGACATCAACATCAAGGATATAAAAACAACCAGCACGCAACCCGGAAAACTCGGAAGAGGCGGCATGCAGTCAAAACTGACTGCTGCGCACCAGGCCTCGCTTCTTGGCGTACCAGCTGTTATCGCATGCGCTGCAGAACCTCATGTTCTTGAAAGAATTCTCAAAGGTGATGATACTGGCACCCTTATAGTACCGAACACGAAGAAAATGAAAGTCAAGGAACACTGGCTCAGTTTTATCTCGAGGCCGAAGGGCAGAATAATCATCGACAAGGGTGCGGTAAAAATGCTCAAGGAGCACGGGAAGAGCCTTCTGCCCGTCGGCATAACCGGTGTTACAGGAAATTTCAAAAACGGCGACCCGGTTGAAATAGTGGATAAAACAGGCAATATTATCGCAATAGGCCTCACAAATTTTACATCGCATGAGATCGAAATAATCAAGGGGGCCAACAGCCGCGACATACAGTCTATCCTTGAAAAAGACTGCAACGAAGAGGTCGTGCACCGAAACAATCTTAAACTGAAAGGGGCAATCCAATAA
- a CDS encoding PilX N-terminal domain-containing pilus assembly protein codes for MKEKIRPLENEDGMVLVMVLLVLMVTVVVGILLARTSFIETRIAGNEAQYKKTLYKIESAAEWAMLKNSAAFADLGTTINGVYTYDASSLPSEINDVTISVRLTAISKPPLSSGTDPARFKARYYRISASKNGQSVLIGAYKAFPKT; via the coding sequence ATGAAAGAAAAAATCAGACCTCTTGAGAATGAAGACGGCATGGTGCTTGTCATGGTGCTTCTTGTCCTTATGGTCACTGTTGTCGTGGGGATTCTTCTGGCAAGAACCAGTTTCATAGAAACGAGGATTGCCGGAAACGAGGCCCAGTATAAAAAAACCCTCTATAAGATCGAAAGTGCGGCTGAGTGGGCGATGCTGAAAAATTCCGCTGCATTTGCAGATCTGGGCACGACAATCAACGGTGTATATACTTATGACGCATCCAGTCTGCCGTCTGAGATCAACGATGTTACGATCTCTGTGAGACTCACTGCGATAAGCAAACCGCCGCTTTCATCAGGTACTGATCCGGCCAGGTTCAAGGCAAGGTATTACAGAATAAGCGCTAGCAAAAATGGACAATCGGTGCTCATCGGTGCTTACAAGGCTTTTCCTAAGACATGA
- the obgE gene encoding GTPase ObgE, with amino-acid sequence MDFIDESNIFVKSGDGGNGCCSFRREKFIPKGGPNGGDGGRGGDVIIIADKSVHTLLDQRYHPHYKAQRGGHGLGKNMSGRAGNNCIIKVPVGTIIKDIAEDTIIADLTEDGQTIVVARGGDGGRGNARFATSTNQAPRRCEDGWPGQEKTLQLILKLMADVGLVGFPNAGKSTFISKVSNARPKIADYPFTTLVPNLGLVKWKERDFILADIPGIIEGAHKGTGLGHRFLRHVERTRIIVYILDMSPETGRMPLDELKTLENELVLYSKSLADKGKIVVLNKCDLPEAEKRAKEVLEAIKNKGYACFMASTATKQGLDKVLDAIIRRLNINERDEQEQD; translated from the coding sequence ATGGACTTTATCGATGAGTCCAATATCTTTGTAAAATCAGGGGACGGCGGCAACGGCTGCTGTTCCTTCCGAAGAGAAAAGTTCATCCCAAAGGGAGGCCCCAACGGCGGAGACGGCGGCAGGGGCGGCGATGTAATCATCATTGCCGATAAAAGCGTTCATACCCTTCTTGACCAGCGCTATCACCCTCATTACAAAGCCCAGCGCGGCGGGCACGGCCTAGGAAAGAACATGTCCGGCAGGGCCGGCAACAACTGCATTATCAAAGTGCCTGTCGGAACCATAATCAAGGATATTGCCGAAGATACCATCATTGCCGATCTTACCGAAGACGGGCAGACTATAGTTGTTGCCAGAGGCGGCGACGGAGGCAGGGGCAACGCCAGGTTTGCGACATCGACCAATCAGGCGCCAAGACGCTGTGAAGACGGATGGCCGGGTCAGGAGAAGACTCTGCAACTTATTCTCAAGCTTATGGCGGACGTTGGCCTGGTCGGTTTCCCGAATGCCGGCAAATCTACATTTATTTCCAAGGTATCGAATGCGCGCCCAAAGATAGCGGATTATCCTTTTACAACCCTTGTCCCCAACCTGGGACTCGTTAAATGGAAGGAAAGAGACTTCATTCTCGCAGATATCCCGGGAATAATCGAAGGGGCCCACAAAGGAACAGGGCTGGGGCACCGGTTCTTAAGACATGTGGAAAGGACGCGCATTATTGTTTATATTCTGGACATGTCCCCTGAAACAGGGAGAATGCCGCTCGATGAATTGAAAACTCTTGAAAATGAACTCGTGCTGTATTCAAAAAGTCTCGCAGATAAAGGAAAGATTGTCGTTCTGAACAAATGCGACCTGCCCGAGGCTGAAAAAAGGGCGAAAGAAGTCCTTGAAGCAATCAAGAACAAGGGGTATGCATGCTTTATGGCTTCAACAGCCACCAAACAGGGGCTGGACAAGGTTCTCGACGCCATAATCAGGAGACTCAACATAAATGAAAGAGACGAACAGGAGCAGGATTAA
- a CDS encoding DNA internalization-related competence protein ComEC/Rec2 — MKHPLVCIFAGTAFGICVLMQDVQAASFLFLILFLLFSMKRLPHILAGILIGALAFLFSANPSCYEGEHIISGRIISSGFEYGTLRIELKNVRIDGKEVRGRARIGVYENADLPSSDYICAPARLSLPSGPDNFGQIDTRHSLLAEGITITGYVNDFKNIRFSGKKISNFKFAEMLDAVGSNEAAVLKAILTGDRSGLTPEVNDLFASLGLSHLIAISGLNFGLVILFGYLVSFNIVRVIPPLAQRIDTPLVSKAFGLLCAIFYGMIVEPSFPTIRALVMACIVVGAFMAARRINLIDALAFSGILILALWPHSLYTAGFLLSFAAVLGIVGVTQRLAKKGPVIQIIALPFIAAVFTIPLSVYYFGFVSPLSVIFNLIFVPLFSFIIMPLSLIGMLASYVWTAGAGFLFRLSMDAVSLILIAGERFGSLVPVPKPDVRYLYLLYTFLFIALYAKRSLLKIIIMIPACITLIIIPFYLQHQKMNQPLTFDFISVGHGDCILITKGSHSVLIDAGGSFTGFDTGRFIVGPRLLSRGITKLDLVVATHSHPDHIGGLPFILKRFKTGQVWINLEDDPDFTDVFQITNLKRIPVKTVKAGDSLVFSNGMKIEVFYPIIPLENSGRKLDLNLHSIILTAGDDRLSGIFMADSDMFGEVNMAHMEKTIKADILKVAHHGSKRSCLEMFLDAVKPQAAVITCGRKNRFGLPSEDALSRLRSANISIYRTDLQGEIIISKKSGDIMIKSFRNRAEKNPIRLRNILLGGAVDR, encoded by the coding sequence ATGAAACATCCTCTTGTATGTATTTTTGCCGGAACTGCTTTTGGAATATGTGTTCTTATGCAGGATGTCCAGGCCGCATCTTTTTTGTTTTTGATTCTTTTCCTGCTTTTTTCAATGAAAAGACTGCCGCATATCCTGGCCGGAATTCTGATAGGGGCCCTGGCCTTTTTGTTTTCTGCAAACCCTTCCTGTTACGAGGGAGAACACATAATTTCAGGCAGAATAATTTCATCAGGATTTGAATACGGTACGCTCAGGATCGAATTAAAAAACGTTCGCATCGACGGAAAAGAAGTACGGGGCAGGGCAAGAATTGGAGTTTATGAAAATGCTGATCTGCCTTCAAGCGACTACATCTGTGCTCCGGCCAGGTTGTCATTACCGTCAGGCCCGGACAATTTCGGCCAGATTGACACAAGACATTCCCTTCTGGCCGAAGGCATTACCATAACCGGTTATGTCAATGATTTCAAAAATATCCGGTTTTCTGGCAAAAAGATTTCAAATTTTAAATTTGCAGAAATGCTGGATGCTGTCGGAAGCAATGAGGCAGCGGTACTTAAAGCAATACTGACCGGTGACAGGTCAGGTCTTACGCCTGAGGTTAATGATCTTTTCGCATCTCTGGGGCTATCTCATCTGATTGCAATTTCAGGACTCAATTTCGGACTGGTGATACTTTTCGGCTACCTGGTCTCGTTCAACATTGTAAGGGTTATCCCTCCTCTGGCTCAAAGAATCGATACTCCTCTGGTCTCCAAAGCATTCGGGCTTCTCTGTGCAATTTTCTATGGCATGATTGTCGAGCCTTCATTCCCGACCATAAGGGCCCTTGTCATGGCATGCATCGTAGTCGGGGCTTTCATGGCCGCACGACGGATAAATCTTATCGATGCGCTCGCTTTTTCAGGGATACTGATACTTGCGTTATGGCCTCACAGCCTTTATACAGCAGGCTTTCTGCTTTCTTTTGCCGCTGTTCTCGGAATAGTCGGCGTCACGCAGAGGCTTGCCAAAAAGGGTCCGGTTATACAGATAATCGCCCTGCCGTTCATTGCTGCCGTCTTCACGATTCCCCTGTCAGTGTACTATTTCGGTTTTGTTTCTCCTCTGAGCGTGATCTTTAATCTTATTTTTGTTCCGTTGTTCAGCTTTATAATCATGCCGCTGTCCCTGATAGGAATGCTGGCATCATATGTGTGGACGGCTGGAGCTGGTTTCCTCTTCCGTCTGAGCATGGACGCTGTTTCCCTGATACTGATCGCAGGAGAAAGATTCGGTAGCCTTGTTCCTGTGCCGAAGCCTGATGTCCGGTACCTTTATCTCTTGTACACATTCCTTTTTATCGCGCTTTATGCAAAGCGTTCTCTGTTGAAAATCATCATTATGATTCCCGCCTGCATTACGCTCATAATAATTCCGTTTTACCTGCAGCATCAGAAAATGAACCAGCCTCTGACTTTTGACTTCATAAGCGTCGGGCATGGCGACTGCATACTCATTACAAAAGGCAGTCATTCGGTACTGATCGATGCAGGCGGATCATTTACCGGTTTTGATACAGGCAGATTCATTGTAGGTCCTAGACTTTTATCAAGAGGCATAACAAAACTTGATCTTGTCGTTGCCACGCATTCACATCCCGATCATATCGGCGGTCTGCCATTTATTCTTAAAAGATTCAAAACCGGACAGGTATGGATCAACCTTGAAGACGATCCGGATTTCACAGACGTTTTTCAGATTACAAATTTGAAACGGATACCTGTAAAGACAGTTAAGGCAGGTGACAGCCTGGTATTCTCTAATGGCATGAAAATAGAGGTATTTTATCCGATAATCCCTCTGGAAAATTCCGGACGGAAACTGGACCTTAACTTGCATTCCATTATTCTGACGGCGGGAGACGACCGTCTGAGCGGAATATTCATGGCCGACTCGGATATGTTTGGAGAGGTAAACATGGCGCATATGGAAAAGACAATCAAGGCTGATATCCTGAAAGTGGCCCATCACGGATCTAAAAGGTCGTGCCTTGAGATGTTCCTCGATGCTGTCAAACCTCAAGCGGCTGTTATCACATGCGGACGCAAGAACCGTTTCGGTCTGCCCTCGGAAGATGCCCTGTCTCGTCTGAGATCAGCTAACATAAGCATCTACAGGACCGATCTTCAGGGTGAAATCATAATATCAAAAAAATCCGGTGACATAATGATTAAGTCATTCAGGAATCGTGCCGAAAAGAATCCAATAAGGCTTAGAAACATTCTGCTCGGGGGGGCAGTTGACAGATGA
- a CDS encoding ElyC/SanA/YdcF family protein: MVFYLKKIFAVVLDPVFLSVVVFSAGVIMLYAGKKMQRAGKLFMVSGLVILMVSSCGITSDCLLYSLEKACPVFKPDRENTEGVKWIVILGGGKIGCDGVSMSGRLNQDSIQRMAEGIFLSRAVPKAKIIVSGGIPVNGITNARAYEMTAIGLGVERSRIVLEERPRDTFEEAVMIRRKVGKDRFILVTSAYHMKRAAGIFRKQGMKPIPAPAGHLVESCSIFKPENMLFTSRGINNTTRAVHEYAGLLYSKITGQI, encoded by the coding sequence ATGGTGTTTTATCTCAAAAAGATATTTGCTGTCGTTCTTGATCCGGTGTTCTTATCTGTTGTTGTTTTTTCTGCAGGTGTCATCATGCTTTACGCAGGCAAAAAAATGCAGCGGGCAGGCAAACTGTTCATGGTTTCAGGCCTTGTTATCCTTATGGTCTCTTCATGCGGGATAACATCGGATTGCCTTCTGTACAGTCTGGAAAAGGCCTGTCCGGTTTTCAAACCTGACAGGGAAAACACCGAGGGTGTAAAATGGATCGTAATCCTGGGTGGAGGCAAGATTGGCTGTGATGGCGTTTCGATGTCGGGCAGACTCAACCAGGACTCGATTCAAAGAATGGCCGAGGGTATATTTTTATCAAGGGCGGTTCCAAAAGCAAAGATCATAGTATCGGGAGGAATACCCGTAAACGGAATAACCAATGCAAGGGCTTATGAAATGACGGCAATCGGGCTCGGGGTGGAAAGATCAAGAATAGTACTGGAAGAAAGGCCAAGGGACACCTTTGAAGAAGCTGTCATGATCAGGAGGAAGGTTGGGAAAGACAGATTCATACTGGTTACGTCTGCATATCATATGAAGCGAGCTGCCGGCATATTCAGAAAGCAGGGAATGAAACCCATTCCTGCTCCGGCGGGCCATCTTGTTGAAAGCTGCAGTATTTTCAAGCCGGAAAACATGCTCTTCACGTCAAGAGGAATCAATAACACAACAAGGGCTGTACATGAGTATGCAGGACTGCTGTATTCGAAGATAACGGGACAGATATAA
- the rplU gene encoding 50S ribosomal protein L21, producing the protein MYAVIRTGGKQYKVEEGDKLKVEKLAGLKGDEITFDEVLFIGGEEFILGKPVIEGASVKATVIRQMRGPKVVIFKMKRRKGYHKKQGHRQDLTEVSITGITKGA; encoded by the coding sequence ATGTACGCAGTAATAAGAACAGGCGGAAAACAGTACAAGGTTGAGGAAGGCGATAAACTCAAGGTCGAAAAACTCGCAGGGCTCAAGGGCGATGAGATAACATTCGACGAAGTGCTTTTCATCGGCGGTGAAGAATTCATCCTCGGCAAACCTGTAATCGAAGGCGCATCGGTAAAGGCAACGGTCATAAGACAGATGAGAGGACCGAAAGTGGTTATCTTCAAAATGAAACGTCGCAAAGGTTATCATAAGAAGCAGGGACACAGACAGGACCTCACCGAGGTCAGCATTACCGGGATTACAAAGGGGGCATAA
- the rpmA gene encoding 50S ribosomal protein L27 has protein sequence MAHKKSGGTSRNGRDTAGKRLGVKVFDGQPCKAGSIIVRQHGTKIHPGPNVGCGRDYTLFALTEGVVKFHTLASKKKVVQVIAAA, from the coding sequence ATGGCACACAAGAAATCCGGAGGAACCTCTAGAAACGGCAGAGATACGGCAGGCAAAAGGCTTGGCGTCAAGGTTTTTGACGGACAGCCCTGCAAGGCTGGCAGCATAATAGTCCGCCAGCACGGCACAAAAATCCATCCGGGCCCCAATGTCGGATGCGGAAGAGATTACACTCTTTTTGCTCTTACCGAAGGTGTTGTGAAGTTCCATACACTAGCCTCAAAGAAAAAAGTAGTCCAGGTCATTGCCGCTGCTTAA